A stretch of Anaerolineae bacterium DNA encodes these proteins:
- a CDS encoding AAA-associated domain-containing protein — protein MAKDQAIVELQHVYQMYGRGERRFTAVQDVNLTVREGEFVVLLGPSGCGKSTLLRIITGLQPPSEGTVLYRGEPLRGVNPHATIVFQTFALFPWLTVLENVEVALKAKGVPAKLRVARALDWIDVVGLDGFEMAYPRELSGGMRQKVGFARAMAVEPELLCLDEPFSALDVLSAESLRGELLELWVGGKIPTKAILMVTHNIDEAVYLADRIVVMEKGPGRIVNELQIGLPHPRQRKSPEYLRIVDQVYALLVGQTQPEAIELGTAPGEPGRTRSLPAIRISDLAGLLEHVAESAKPSHDVYVLKDELGVDDDYLFRLIDAAEMLGFGTVGQGDFIITPLGETFAAASILARKEIFATRISRIPLFRWLMGLLKAAEGNELEREVILRALELEFPSEEAERQLDIIIEWGRYAELLSYDDDREVIFLERAPAVKTAA, from the coding sequence ATGGCCAAAGATCAAGCCATTGTCGAGCTTCAGCATGTGTATCAGATGTACGGCCGCGGCGAGCGCAGGTTCACCGCGGTGCAGGATGTCAACCTGACCGTGCGCGAGGGGGAGTTTGTGGTCCTGCTGGGGCCATCTGGCTGTGGCAAGAGCACGCTCTTGCGGATCATCACCGGCCTGCAGCCCCCGTCGGAGGGCACGGTGCTGTACCGCGGAGAACCATTGCGCGGCGTCAATCCCCATGCGACTATCGTGTTCCAAACCTTTGCCCTGTTCCCTTGGCTGACGGTGCTGGAGAACGTGGAGGTCGCGCTCAAGGCCAAGGGGGTGCCGGCCAAGCTCCGCGTTGCCCGCGCCCTGGATTGGATCGACGTGGTCGGCCTCGACGGTTTCGAAATGGCCTACCCGCGCGAGCTTTCCGGCGGCATGCGCCAGAAAGTGGGCTTTGCCCGCGCCATGGCGGTGGAGCCGGAACTGCTCTGCCTGGATGAACCGTTTTCCGCGCTGGACGTGTTGAGCGCCGAATCCCTGCGTGGCGAACTGTTGGAACTGTGGGTGGGGGGCAAAATCCCCACCAAGGCCATTTTGATGGTCACCCATAACATTGACGAAGCGGTGTATCTGGCGGACCGCATCGTGGTGATGGAGAAGGGCCCCGGGCGCATTGTCAACGAACTGCAGATCGGCCTGCCCCATCCCCGACAGCGGAAATCCCCGGAATATCTGCGCATCGTGGATCAGGTGTATGCGCTGTTGGTGGGCCAGACCCAGCCGGAAGCGATCGAATTGGGCACCGCGCCGGGCGAGCCGGGACGCACGCGCTCTCTGCCGGCCATCCGCATCAGCGACCTCGCCGGCCTGCTGGAACATGTCGCAGAAAGCGCCAAACCCTCCCATGATGTCTACGTCCTCAAAGACGAACTCGGGGTGGACGACGATTACCTGTTCCGTCTGATTGATGCGGCGGAAATGCTCGGCTTCGGCACCGTCGGCCAGGGCGACTTTATCATCACCCCGCTTGGTGAGACCTTCGCCGCCGCCAGCATCCTGGCCCGCAAAGAGATTTTCGCCACCCGCATCTCGCGCATTCCTCTCTTCCGCTGGTTGATGGGACTGTTAAAGGCCGCCGAGGGCAATGAATTGGAGCGGGAGGTGATCCTGCGGGCGCTGGAACTGGAATTCCCGTCCGAGGAAGCGGAGCGCCAGCTCGATATCATCATTGAGTGGGGACGCTATGCGG